The stretch of DNA gatcagcacccttggaggagtAGCTcagagatacaattaatattgaatctcatgactgTGATGATACTtgaataggagaggtgatttccagaggtctgaagaaaaataatgtcagatgctttaattgCAGTAAATGAGGTCACCAAAAAGGGACTGTACACAGGGCATTGTTAGAAATGATgtttctagccaggcggtggtggcacacaccttcaatcccagcacttgggaggcagaggcaggtggatctctgtgagttcgaggccagcctgggctacagagtgagttccaggaaaggcacaaagctacacagagaaaccctgtctcaaaaaacaaaaacaaaacaaaacaaaaaatgtttcttcaaggaacaatgacaacagaatgcccctaccttctggattatgcagaaggtgtggtaaaggcaaacattgaactaacaaatgtagatcaacaagggacacacaaggtaatcctttgcctttgccattgggaaactccctgaggagCCTCTCATAGgcccccatggcaaattcagttcagtcctttcttgccatcatagaaaaaaaaaaaacccttcccagagcaattaaataaccaaatgcctattttAAAAAACCACAGTGCTTAgagtgatagaacagctatagcagaaagaacaaaaaattcaggagaaaccataaagcaattttttggcaaacttctataaatgaacaaagaacaaaattaaaaatacaaataaatgacattctcattGAGGGTCTTCTAGACATGGGTATGGATGTAACAATAactgcaccagaatcttggcatcctaattggcctcttcaggaggtaaatgttcagctgttagggattggaacattatctcaagtaaaacagaATGTGAGATGGGTCAAATAtgtagggccagaaggacaggaaaattaaagccatatgtggctaatatagctatgaatttatggggacaatggaatactcaggttaacattcctccaacttcagaaacaaaccataaactaaaatATGTTTccaagaaaaatattagaaggtatttcAAGGAACAGTCACCAGCTattcagattgtacaagaacagggcacaacagctgctgatctttcaaagacaccaacagctctacctttaaaatggttaacagacaagcctgtatgggttcagcaatggcctttaacaacagagaaagtgCAGGCTTTGGAAGAGCtagtacaagagcagttaaatgctcagcatattgaagaatcaaccagtccttgaattctcctgtatttgttattaaaaagaaatctggtaagtggagcagattaacaaggtaattcagccaatgggctctctacaatctagaattcctttgcctacCTCTGTTACCTAAAAGGATGGTTCCTTATCATTAtctatttaaaagactgtttctacTCAATActcttacaagaaagacagagaaaaatttgcctccACAGTACCTACATATAATAATTCTTAGTTGGTTAACAGATATCAATGGAGGAtgctcccacagggaatgttaaatagcccaaccctatGGCAAGATTTTGTATGATGGCCATGGGATGTAATACGTAAACAATTTCCTCAATAGgtaatttatcattacatagatgatattttactagctaattcaaatgtagatactttagagtgtttgaagaagtaaagaaaatttttccttgttggagattacaaattgctcctgaaaagatacaaagaggagattctattagttatttaggatataaaataggtctacaaaataTTAGAttccaaaaggtgcaaattagagAGATTGaatacagactcttaatgactttcaaagattatttaaaGACATTTCCTATGGGGcgaaaaatgatgaactgaataatttgtttaaaaccttagaggGTGATGAGGACTTAGATAGTTtgagagaattatcagctgaagctgagagagaattggctttggtggaaaagaaaacacaggatgcacatgtggatcatgtggatccaaaacttgattgcattttggttattttaccctctaagcattctcctacagaaatTTTAATGCATAGGGAAGATATTACATTGGAAtagatatttctaccaaataaacagagtaaaaaattaaaaacttacatggaaaagatctctgagttgatattaaaaggaaaattgagacttcatcaattagcaggaatagaccgagcagaaattgtagtacctttaactaatgatgaaattgacaaattatgggcagaaagtgaaccttggcaaagagcttgcaataattttttggggagagattaaacaacaaatatcccaaaagctatagaattaaacttttaaatagaGCTAACTGGATCCTGGCTtgcattgtatgggaaacaccaatatctggagcccttacattttatacagatgcaaacaaatgaggaaaggcaggttacaagaTTTAAGTAAAGTGATTCAAGGACCTTATGATTTgattaaaaaatcagaatatgctattctgatggtattacTTGATTGTTTGGAacttctcaacatagttactgactttcagtatgctgaaagagttgtcttacatattgaaacagcagaatttatccatgatgagtcagaattaatttcattatttattcagttacaagttATAATCAGGAATAAGAATCATCCCTTATacataactcacatccaatcccatacatGTCTCctaggacctctagcacaaggtaatgaagagattgataaactattgataggaaatgtgctagaggcctcagaatttcattttaaaaaatcatgccaATAGTAAGGTTtcaaaaaaaaggatttttccataacatggcaacaagccaaggaaattataaggaaatgtcctacttgttctttttacaatcaaactccactaccaTTAATATGTAACcaaaagggtactcagaggaatgaaatctctCAGATGGATgtatttcattttgcagaatttggaaaattgaaatatgtacaccacaccattgatacctattcatgATTTCAATTTCTACTCCACAGAAAAAatgtgtcagatcttctgggcctatcagctgaacaagtgctgTCTTTGGGGCTTCTGGCCCTCCCCACCCTGAATAACCACTTGGGATAAGTTaagagacttgggattgctgcctCAGTAGCTGGAAAGTTGTCTCActtcttcttaaatttatccttctcagatctgacgatgtttgatgactagggcATGTCGGTGTAACAGCCccagacttcatggtacaggatagACTGGATGTGAGTTATGTATAAGGGATGTGAGTTATgtataagggatgattcctattttaagttttaatactgataaatgcagctttgataaattgtagcatgaatcttcaaagttctggccaacttctcagctgatcttgtttcctcagactggaagcctctgtgtcctcatatccgaatggctctcaccTGAACctaaaacctaaaagcttaaccagccaaatgcttctagtttctggtcctcacaccttatatacctttctgctttctatcaccactccctgggattaaaggctcactttctgggattaaaggcgtgagtcatcatgcttggctgtatccttgaacagatggatttctgcctctggaatgctaggattaaaggcatgtgctaccactgcctatcctaagtatctagtggcctttctgttctctgaccccagataagtttattagggtacacaatattttggggaacacaataccaccacagataaaTGGATATAACATTCACTACTAAGagttcttaagagtccttaaatGGGTTTTTAACCCTTTTACCATGATGCAAAtccattccagctgtcttacagatacctacagGCTCCTGGGAAAAGTTTTGTTACTgcatcaagaaatctggtctgatgaatactaacaatctccagagcccatttctgaCCCCACCTATTTTTCAAGCATATATTGCAGATTCATTGTTCCCACTTGACCtctagagaaacagcagatgccatggcttctGCACTCCTGATTTGGCGTGCCATTTccccccaagctcctggaacaccactgctgcaacctgcctcctcagctACCTCAAGGAACGTTCCTGAGATCTTCTGCCGTGTGCTACTCCCCgtttccccctccccactttgccccttgtcagcttgaagtaTCCTGGAGAATTCAGTGCCCTTGTTCCCCCACTTGCTCCCATAACTCACCTCTTTTCATGATAATCAAAAcagaggaatgttaatattctgacctgccccttgaaatcccatCCCTTGGTGctgccctgcatcctgacataaaagcctcattctaaggaaaaactcctccccttcctctctctctctctctttctctctctctctctctctctctctctctctctctctctctctctcttctgcttttccttccatgaggtgtgcaccccttggcccctctctctccttctctctctctctttcctatttttctcttcatctctctattataataaactctccatgtggatgcagcatctgggttgtgaattactggccacTGCTATCATTCCTGCATGGCATGCACCTGTCCAGCCTGCCACTGCACCTGCCCAGTATGTTTCCCTGTATGCTCGGGATACCCTCCAGGGTGCCCCTCCCCACGAAATAAATCATAACAGAAGCAGTAGcagaatgagtttgaggctagcttatcCTATATAGTaaaatcctgtctaaaaataaaagcagaacaagaaaacaaacaaacaaaagactcaaAGTTAGGATttgcagtatttttattttccaaccttaatttaaaattccattaaaaCAAACACCAGAAATAAAAATCTGGCCTAATGGTTAATATCAGAACACTgattataaaattttttagagATATATAATTTGCACACAGTAAGCATCAAGAGAAAAATTAATGTACTCTGCAAATTAATCATATTCAACTGAACTCTCATTACTTTGATTTATAATATTTTAGCCCTTATGAGAAGACAAGTTATATAtgtctatttataacaatatgATCATTATACTGGTATAGACAGACATATGTAGCTTATGAAGAAACAAGGTTCATCTCTCTATTTAAAGAGGGGAGCCAAGAATATAGCCCACTATGTATTTCATGCAAATTAAATCAATAATTTCTTGATGAACATAAAGAAATTGAATACTTTCTATGTACATGCTTTGTCTTCTCTATTCTATGATTTTTACTTCTCAAAAATGGGCCCCATGCTGGTCAAATAATTTCAAACACAAAGGTCACACAGGAAacctaacatttaaaaatttacaagTAGTAATTTTTATAACCTTTTGTTAAGTCACATTTTAAATGCCTGCTCCCTCAAAAGAGATGTATACATTTTTATGAAtgtaatttttcaaatattttaaagatttaattttattttatgtgtatgattgttttgcttgcatgtatatctgtgcatcataTGTGTCCAGTGCCCATAGtggtcaggagagggcattggatcccagagaactggggttacagatggctatgagccactgtgtgggtactgAGAGCTGAACTTGGATCCCCTATAAGAAGAACAAgtggtcttaacctctgagccatctcccaagccccagaAATATATACCTTTAAAAGTGTGAATAATCTtgttattgatacaaatttgctTGCTTTATTGGACTAAGTATTAAGTTTTCAATTAAGACAAAAGCCTAATTGGtggtgggtgatggtggcacatgcctttaatctcagcatgtaggaggcagaggcaggaggagctttgAGTTCAGGCCAGTTTGGTCTAAAGAGCTAGTTCcggaatagccagggctacacaaagaaaccctgtcctgaaaaaaaagaaaggaagaaaagaaaagaaaagaaaaacaaatctaatTGGTTATTTGCCAGAATTCTCCAAATGATTTTGGGAGAGGGTCTTAGATGTCTTAACTGTTTGTTGAAAAAAAGGTCTGTACTGAATCTGTCTCATGGGAATGTTAGTGAGAACCACATTGTGTTGAATTGATACAAATACAGTTGAAACAGGTAAAAGTGATTTCCAAAAGAGCATCCAGTCAGCAAAATAAAGGAGAGTGGATATGTTATAAAACTTAgtagcaagaaaaaagaaagggagacacaagaagggggaagaggaggagagaactaGGCAGGCCAGTTCTAGAAGGTGAATTTGAAAACTGTTCTCACACTTAATTCTCCAAAACAGACCTGACTGGTGAGCATTAGAAAGTATTGTAGCTGGAGGAGGCTTGGCTAGTTCTGGTTAAGGAGCCATCATCTCTCAGCATCTCCTGTGAGCTTGGAGTGTGAGGAGAGCCTGGGGGAGGGTGCTCTGAGCTGAGTGCCTTCTGTTCCTTGCACTTACGAGCTTTGAGAATAATAGTTGGATATAACAGTTTGTAAAGATACTCTATTTGGGGTCTAATAGTTTTCCAAAATTCTAGTGAATTCAAATCCTAACTGCATAAccaaaatgtttttacattaaaaatacgATTTCACAGCTGTTCTCCTAGGAATCAGAGTACCTAATAAAATTAGTTTCAGGTGTAAGAATAACATTGTTGCTCATTTCTAGTTTAAGGTTAATGAGAATATAAAACAATTAGTTTagagctagggatgtagttcagtgatgGACTGGTTGCCTAACATGCACACGGACCTAGGCTcaatctccagccccataaaaacagaataaggaaaaaaaagccaaaacctaAAAACCTCCATCTGAAAATATTAATAGATCACCTTGAAATTTTTTCCATAGCAATATTTAAATTAGTTTATTTCTGAATATCTATGTGAACACTGTCTGGTGGCTATCTACTAAATTCTACTCATACAGAAGGAAAACCTACGTCAACCCCACAACTGTATCTTTATGCCTTGCTAAATAAGGGTAGCTAGTGTTAAACGCAAAATAGACGTGTGCACTGCCTTCCACAGACAAACTGCTGAAACCCACTCTGTCTGTTCTCTGAGAACAGTGCCCATGCTGTACTTCAGTCCTCAACTATGTATGACTCTTGGTTAAGGTCCTTCTGGAATAGCAATTAACTGCTAACTACCAAAAACATTTTGTAAAACTAGCTACTCAATTGACAAAAAACAACAATGTGTATAGTAAGAAGTGACAAGTATCACAACTCTGTGTTGTTAGGTAGCTGTGTTATAAGGGGAGTACCTCACACTGGGTGAGAACTTTTGATAAGGACAGAGGTACAGGTAACACATTTCTATTTTCTGCTTTAACAGTAAGTTTTTCATTTAAATCAACTTGCCACCAAAAAAAGTATACTGTTTTCTATTGCAGTACTTCAGAGACTCATAttctatattttttataaaaataacacttcagaaagatcattttttaaaatacctttaaaaaatgtGGCCAATACATATCTAAAGACCCATAACACTGACGCAAAGGGTTGTCATCGGTAGAATTGTTCCTGGCATTTTCTTAGTAGTTTTGTACAAAAGATTGGGACACACATCAgagtaaaaattgaaataaacttTTACATCAAATCTTAAAATGTCGAGAAACCATGAAGCAAATCTGGATACTAATATCTCAGACAAAAGAAAATCTAATGATCAACTCTTTCGTGGGCTCTTCAAATTTTGCTTTGCCAATGACCTCAAAATCTTCTAAAGGCTTATTCAGTTTTGGGAAACCATTCCCTCCAGACTCTCTGGCCTTGTGATTTTAAACAGAGGGGATGGGAATCTGCTTTGCTGATGTGCTGTCATACTCCTGCATCAGATCGTTAGTGGTGTAATAGTGCATGGCAATGTACGAACTGGCAAATCCAAAAGAGTTGACTGGCTGTAACTTCCCCAGACTGCTGTCCTCCCGAGAAGGGCTGCTGTTGTAGATACTGTAGTAAGGTTCAATCCGAGTGTTGATGGGCGTCGAGCTGCTCTGACCACAGTGCTGGTGCCCAGCAGATACTTTGGGACTTACCACACTCTCCTTTGAGTGACTTGGGCCGCAAGCCTGGTCCACAAATTTCTTCTGTGGCTTTGGAGACAGCATGTAGGCAGAGTTTGTCTCATGGTGGGAAGATTTGTTTCTATTGATTTCAAGGTTCCCTTTTCCCATGGCTCGAAGTCGAGTCTTCTGTTTGCAGCAGAGAAAGCCCAGGCCAATGTACTGGAGGCACCAGAGCACCTTCCTTCTGAGCCCAGCACTATTGCGAGAATATATAAAAGGATTTAAGCCTGACTTGAAAAATATCAGAGTAAATCCAAACAGTTCAAACTGGTAAAGGATGAAGCTCCCATTGTCTGACAGAACCACCTGCACCAGAGAAATCCCCAGAGGAAGACAACACACTAGGACCGACAACACAATGATCACACAGGTAACCACAGCTTTGGAATCCTTGGCAGTAGAAAGGTTGATGGCCGATATCAGCTGGAGTCGATTGGCAGAGGGGATATGCATCTGGTTAGGATTCTTAGCATATCCATGAGTCTGAATGTGCTGCAATTTGTTGTAATTCTGGTTCCTGTACAAAGCTGGCATAGTACACTGGATAGGatctccacctcccttcccagAGGCCCCCATGAATGGCTGTGGTTTAGAAGCATCAACTGTGATCACAGGGGGACACTTTTTGACTTGAGCATTCTTCCGAAGGGTCTGAGCAATCATGATGTAAGAGACAGACACCACAGCAACACAGAAGGTAAAGTCAACAACATACAGAGAGAGAATGGCTTTCCCTTCCCCAGCCATCAGACTGGACATGGGGAGACACAGGTGAGACTTACTGGTTCTCAGCGTAGCCAAGGTGGCAAGGGTAAAACTGGTGGCCCAGAGAAGCAGGGTGAGGAGCAAGATGCAGGAAAAGGAGGCTGCGCAATTAGGTTGCTTCCCCAGCACCATTCGAAGCCGGTGCAGGGCAATCACAGCCACCATCTTGAGGGACATGATGATGAAGCCTGAACTGGTAAGGTGAAAGGTGAAGCAGAAAGTATCTGGGATGCTCCTCGCTGAGCTGAAGAATAGCACAAAGGTGAACATGGGAGCTGTAATCCCACAGATGAAGAGGTCACAGAAAGACAAGTTCAGGATCATGAAATCAAAGTTGGTTCTGAACTTCCTGAAGGCTGGgtcaaagaaagacaagaaaacaataaagtttcCATAAGAACCTAGACAGAAGATGATGGCAAGCAGAAAAGTGCAGGTCACCAAGGTTGCCGTGTGGATAAAATCTCGAAGATCTTCCTGGACAGAAGTGCTGTTTCCTCCCAGCAAGGGAGGCATGTACACGAAGGTGGCATTGGGAGCACTTGAATTCATCTTCAGAGAGAGGTGTCTCTTCCTTGtgttctcaaaaaacaaaacaaaacaaaaaagtgaacaGGAAGAGAGTCAGGACCTCAACTCACAGACGAGGGATATATGCCAAAAGAGGGCCAAGGAAGATAAGCCtgcacaaaacaagaaaataaaagaaagaaagaaagaaagaaaaaaacaaaaaaacaaaaaacaaaaaaccaaagtacacccagagacagaaagggattAGTGAGCATAGCAATTGCATTGCATTTTACAAAAGCATTCAAATTTCTCATCTCTATTGCTTTGAAAAGTCTAACACAGAGAAGGCATCCCCAACCACTGGAAATCCATGATCTCTTCCTGGGAGGAGTTACATCAGTGTGGTTGCAGGGACTACAGCCAGGGACAATGGGAACTGAATCTAAATCCCAGGGAGGAGCTGAGAAAGGACGAAGGGAGCTTTGGTGAAGTGAAGCCAAGTGGGTTAAAGATGATGGGTGGGAAGGAGAATGAACAGCTTGGGAAATAGAGAATAGGTCTCTGCAGCAGAAGGACAGGGAAGCAACAGGATGTGCTTGAAATACAAGCAGGAGGGTATTGTTCATACATAATGTGGTCCTTCATTTATAAATGCTCATAAATCACTGACAAATCCCATTATTTTCTCTAAGGAGAAATCTCTATTTctcaggatttatttatttttcctagttTGAGAGTTAAGTTCTTGGCCAATTAAAAACCctcctttgaaaagaaaaattcatgTAGGACTATAtttgagagaagaagaaaaaaattaaagtaacaaAAGGTGCCTGAGATTATATTTGCAATTTCCAAGGTGCAAAGCAACCCTTTTGGGTCTGGAGATGTAGCACAATGGTACTGCACCTGTCTAGCACATAGGAGGTTTGGTGTTTGAtcaacagcaaacacacacatacacacacagagacacagatacagacacagacacacagacacacacaccataccagtatgagggctagagagatggcttagtggttaaaagtatgtgctgctcttgcagggaaccCAGGTTCCAGTCTCAGCATCCAGACTTGGTGGTCCAACTCTAGAGGATCAGATGCCCTTTCCTGGACTTCACGGCCACTTGCATTCATACATGCAcctcccacacacatatatacatactttaaaaatgaagtaaaactttttaaaagcacTACATAAACTCTAAGTGTTATTATTACAACAGGAATATCCTTATCAAATAGGAGGTATGCATTCTGCATTCATTAACTTAACTTACATTAACTACATGTGTGCCTTGGGCCAGTATTGTGCTAGTTTCTGAATACATAAAGATGATTATAGATGATTAAGAAGCACCTGGTACCTTAAAAGAATAactttcttgctccttctttctgtaatcatttttctctcttatgCAAAGAAATGTAATATATACTCACACCAATCCTCACTGTTCCCAACCCCAAAGATGTGTGTGGCCTTCTATCCATCCTCTCCCAAACAAGAATCCAGCAAGACAGATAACATGTAGTGCTCTGCTCTTGACAACTGGAAAACGTTTGCTTTAATCTAACATTGCAGGAATAACCAATGGCACTGGAGAGGTCCAGAGCCTATGCTCAGAATGTTAAACCACCAGCTTGAGCTGGAACCCAAAGGCCTCCAGGTGCCTTTAGCTGTTGGATCAGGGGGTGCTGAATGGGTCCAGTCAATGAGGGATTACTGGGGCTCCAAGCAACAGCTATGGACTGCCCAGAACAGAAGTCTTTCAGTCAGTCTTTAACTACAAGTACATCCTTGGCAGTGAGAATCAGATCAGTTCTGGAAAAGCCATGTGACCACTCTGCCTCCCATTAAGACAGAAGTAGCCCCTGCTGCTGCAGTGGCCACAGACTACAGAACACACACTGGGGTAAATTACTTCACTGCAACATGACGCCAACTTTTCTGCAAAATAAGTTTTCTTTAAACTCTATgggaaataaaagtataaatctagaaaaaaaatcatgctgatCAATGATTACAGTTAATAATAGACAGCTCTTACAGTTTTTAGTTTAAGACTGCATGCCTGTTTGTAAACACATTTGGTATAAGACAGTGTTCTactctttgttaaaaaaaaatgttccttggAGTTAATTTataaaaagggaagaagaaaaactccatctaagaaggcagagagagcagagataCTAGAGTAACAGGAATTTGGGCCAAGGAAAGTGGTGATGCACTTGCCTGACATGCATGAGGTCTTAGATTCACTCCTGACATTGGGAATATAATTTGGAATTACTGGTGGGGGCAATGATgcataatcaattaaaaaatatatagaactCCATGTTAGAAAATAACAGCAATACAATCTGTCAGCACAATTGTCAGTATTTATTTAGATAGTACTTATGACATGCTGGGCACTGttctcagggctctctgctctcaccactgcatcGGACAGtcagagggaccaagctcagagcttgaagagaataaaggctcttggcttttacatgtgggattcggtctccatggtggtcttttggaggtcctgagatctgggcataacagtggCAGAAGTTTCATATGAACTAAGCAATTGTTTCTCAAGGCCCACATTCTTTaactccatcacacacacacacacacacacacacacacacacacacacacacacacgtgcacgcacgcacgcacgcacgcactcaagAGAGGGACCTGTAGGTCAAAGCTAAATTACAACAGCTGTCATTTATGCTATGCTCTCATACTCGAAGCTTTATATAAGATATAAAACTAAAGttcattctcaaaaaaaaatcctattaagTATTAAAATTCTGTTCCCAAATAAAAGTTCCTGGAACACAGAACTTCAAAAACAATAAAGGAATGGAAGATAAAGTCAAACCAGAGCAGAGTACTAACTCTTGGGACTTTAagaggaagttgagaacaaaaacaaagatataagccgggtgtggtggtacatgcctttaatgccagcacttaggaggcagaggcagttggatctctgatagttccaggccagcctggtctacagagtgagttccaggacagctaggactgttacagagagaaaaccctgtctcaaaaaatgaacaaatgacaaAACGTGTTATATAtattcgtgtgtatgtgtgtgtgtgtgtgtgtgtgtgtgtgtgtgtatgtgtgtgtgtgtgtgtgtgtgtgtgtgtgtattcaatgCTTTGGAATAAAGTCAACAGTGGTTAACCATTCCTAAACATTAGTTGTTATTTCCAATAAATTGTATCAGAATGATTTTAAGTTATAATACCAGAAGTTGTATCAGAATGATTTTAAGTTATAAtaccatctttaaaaaatatttttattgtcttatctatcagtgtgtatgtgtgtgttgtattgttGCACTGTGCTTTCttagttctatgtcaacttgacacagctagagtcattttgaaagAAGGAACCTGAACTGAGATAATgacccaccagactggcctgtggacaagctTGTGGTGCATATTCTTAATTGATGAATGATGTGGGCTCACTATGGGTGGTTCTGTGGTTACCataacaggctgagcaagccatgaaaaa from Peromyscus eremicus chromosome 10, PerEre_H2_v1, whole genome shotgun sequence encodes:
- the Gpr75 gene encoding probable G-protein coupled receptor 75 produces the protein MNSSAPNATFVYMPPLLGGNSTSVQEDLRDFIHTATLVTCTFLLAIIFCLGSYGNFIVFLSFFDPAFRKFRTNFDFMILNLSFCDLFICGITAPMFTFVLFFSSARSIPDTFCFTFHLTSSGFIIMSLKMVAVIALHRLRMVLGKQPNCAASFSCILLLTLLLWATSFTLATLATLRTSKSHLCLPMSSLMAGEGKAILSLYVVDFTFCVAVVSVSYIMIAQTLRKNAQVKKCPPVITVDASKPQPFMGASGKGGGDPIQCTMPALYRNQNYNKLQHIQTHGYAKNPNQMHIPSANRLQLISAINLSTAKDSKAVVTCVIIVLSVLVCCLPLGISLVQVVLSDNGSFILYQFELFGFTLIFFKSGLNPFIYSRNSAGLRRKVLWCLQYIGLGFLCCKQKTRLRAMGKGNLEINRNKSSHHETNSAYMLSPKPQKKFVDQACGPSHSKESVVSPKVSAGHQHCGQSSSTPINTRIEPYYSIYNSSPSREDSSLGKLQPVNSFGFASSYIAMHYYTTNDLMQEYDSTSAKQIPIPSV